A single genomic interval of Halorubrum aethiopicum harbors:
- a CDS encoding GMC oxidoreductase: MVADAYDAVVVGAGGDGPVTAWKLAEAGLSVLVLEAGPFHGNEQWPNPHEEPGGEASSSVEDLSGDLLDEQFTTREFEMLNELLFGPADHERGLWFRKFPGDGAILQCAGVGGTTLHYLGNHPRAYPASIDEQGHWPIEYADLVPYYREVEEMCEVAPAPFTAKEELFARGAEAAGWDLIEDLNVTEPGYRPQPNAIKRPDERLHVDGDYDGEFTYPDVEGDTLALGNITGNPHPRGAPFEEKAKQASNVSFVPAALRTDNVTIRPNAFVTDVITERGLGDVPTAAGVEFRDTWSGSTERVDAEVVVLAAGAIETPRLWLNADLPENDWVGRGMTIHFPDSVMGLWDGDDLEETIGKRTVDQHHGQDSAVRFDYPGVGMFQPITAAPGIAAFLGFGASASGFAFQNDPADAPWDTTGRLVGSELKRLLADYRRLLPLFVLTDDRPHERNGISVAPGIADEHGPVAQVNFEPSEGDRKRRDELAEIAAEVLREAGASHVHRSDSPPTAIHIHSTMRMGKVVDEACEAYDVDRLFVADHSALANGVGGPNPTNTGQALAARTGEKIVERHF; encoded by the coding sequence ATGGTCGCGGACGCCTATGACGCGGTAGTGGTCGGGGCGGGCGGTGACGGCCCCGTGACGGCCTGGAAGCTGGCGGAGGCCGGGCTGTCGGTACTGGTACTCGAAGCCGGCCCGTTTCACGGCAACGAGCAGTGGCCGAACCCGCACGAGGAGCCGGGGGGAGAGGCCTCCTCGAGCGTCGAGGACCTGAGCGGCGACCTCCTCGACGAGCAGTTCACCACCCGCGAGTTCGAGATGCTGAACGAGCTGCTCTTCGGGCCGGCCGATCACGAGCGGGGGCTCTGGTTCCGGAAGTTCCCCGGCGACGGCGCGATCCTCCAGTGTGCCGGCGTCGGCGGCACCACCCTCCACTACCTCGGGAACCATCCCCGCGCGTACCCGGCGTCGATCGACGAGCAGGGCCACTGGCCGATCGAGTACGCCGACCTGGTTCCCTACTATCGGGAGGTCGAGGAGATGTGTGAGGTCGCCCCCGCCCCGTTCACCGCCAAGGAGGAGCTCTTCGCCCGCGGGGCGGAGGCGGCGGGGTGGGACCTGATAGAGGACCTGAACGTCACCGAGCCGGGGTACCGGCCCCAGCCGAACGCGATCAAGCGGCCGGACGAGCGGCTCCACGTCGACGGCGACTACGACGGCGAGTTCACCTATCCCGACGTGGAGGGCGACACCCTCGCGCTCGGCAACATCACGGGGAACCCCCACCCGCGGGGCGCGCCCTTCGAGGAGAAGGCGAAACAAGCCAGCAACGTGAGCTTCGTTCCCGCGGCGCTACGCACCGACAACGTGACGATCCGGCCGAACGCCTTCGTCACCGACGTGATCACCGAGCGGGGGTTGGGGGACGTTCCGACCGCGGCGGGCGTGGAGTTCCGGGACACGTGGTCGGGGTCGACGGAGCGGGTGGACGCGGAGGTGGTCGTCCTCGCGGCGGGGGCGATCGAGACGCCCAGGCTCTGGCTCAACGCCGATCTCCCCGAAAACGACTGGGTCGGTCGCGGGATGACCATCCACTTCCCGGACAGCGTGATGGGGCTGTGGGACGGCGACGATCTCGAGGAGACGATCGGGAAGAGGACGGTCGACCAGCACCACGGCCAGGACAGCGCGGTCCGGTTCGACTATCCGGGCGTGGGGATGTTCCAGCCGATCACGGCCGCGCCCGGGATCGCCGCGTTCCTCGGCTTCGGCGCGAGCGCGTCGGGGTTCGCGTTCCAGAACGACCCCGCGGACGCGCCCTGGGACACGACGGGCCGGCTGGTCGGATCGGAACTCAAGCGACTGCTCGCGGACTACCGCCGCCTCCTCCCCCTCTTCGTCCTCACCGACGACCGGCCGCACGAGCGCAACGGGATCTCGGTCGCGCCCGGGATCGCGGACGAGCACGGGCCGGTCGCGCAGGTCAACTTCGAGCCGAGCGAGGGGGATCGGAAGCGGCGGGACGAACTGGCGGAGATCGCGGCGGAGGTCCTGCGGGAGGCGGGGGCTTCACACGTCCACCGCTCGGACTCCCCGCCGACCGCCATCCACATCCACAGCACGATGCGGATGGGGAAGGTGGTGGACGAGGCGTGCGAGGCGTACGACGTGGACCGGCTGTTCGTGGCCGATCACTCCGCGCTCGCGAACGGCGTCGGCGGACCGAACCCGACGAACACGGGGCAGGCGCTGGCCGCCCGCACGGGCGAGAAGATCGTCGAGCGGCACTTCTGA
- a CDS encoding VOC family protein, whose translation MSDPMRPKIEKPLPEISHVAFVVEDLEESMRRFGDLLGVEPWLVYRYEPPRLTDTTYRGEPAEYSMRVAMADVKGPIDAAASVAGGGTVKRLLGWLTSLRDLLGFGSSAGTGPDGSGDGEPPPGIPLPELPTPGIPGVNVELIEPLRGPSTYTEHLAEGGEGIHHVGCFAYDDPHAVVAEYEDAGIPVVQSGVFDGLEFWYLDMREALGGVILEVAANLTAIEEPDVVFPR comes from the coding sequence GTGAGCGACCCGATGCGCCCGAAGATCGAGAAGCCGCTGCCGGAGATCTCGCACGTCGCGTTCGTCGTCGAGGACCTCGAAGAGAGCATGCGCCGGTTCGGTGATCTCCTCGGCGTCGAGCCGTGGCTGGTGTACCGCTACGAGCCGCCGCGGCTGACGGACACGACCTACCGCGGCGAGCCCGCCGAGTACTCGATGCGGGTGGCGATGGCGGACGTCAAGGGACCGATCGACGCGGCGGCGTCCGTCGCCGGGGGAGGCACGGTCAAGCGCCTGCTCGGGTGGCTGACGTCGCTCCGCGACCTGCTCGGGTTCGGATCGTCAGCGGGGACCGGTCCGGACGGGAGTGGAGACGGAGAACCGCCGCCAGGGATCCCGCTCCCGGAGCTACCGACGCCGGGGATCCCGGGCGTGAACGTGGAGCTGATCGAGCCGCTGCGGGGACCGAGCACGTACACGGAGCACCTCGCCGAGGGCGGCGAGGGGATCCACCACGTCGGCTGTTTCGCCTACGACGACCCGCACGCGGTCGTCGCGGAGTACGAGGACGCGGGGATCCCGGTGGTCCAGAGCGGCGTCTTCGACGGGCTGGAGTTCTGGTACCTCGACATGCGGGAGGCGCTCGGCGGGGTGATCCTCGAGGTGGCCGCGAACCTCACGGCGATCGAGGAGCCCGACGTGGTCTTCCCCCGGTAG